A single region of the Sphingomonas crocodyli genome encodes:
- a CDS encoding ABC transporter ATP-binding protein: MADQFIAIEDVTKRYRGAGDLLAVDRVSTSIERGQFISILGPSGCGKSTLMQMVAGLAAPSSGRIAIDGKPVTAPQTDVGIVFQDTNLLDWRSVMRNIMLQIEIRKLDRAAYSDRARSLLAMVGLDGFEDKLPHQLSGGMKQRVSICRALIHDPPLLLMDEPFGALDALTRDQLNVDLQDIWLESGKTVIFVTHSISEAVFLSDRVLVMSPRPATVAADIHIDLPRRRPISVRETPAFGAYVNQIRRMFEDWGVLRRATDAPSLRLASGGQA; this comes from the coding sequence GTGGCCGATCAGTTCATAGCGATCGAGGACGTCACCAAGCGTTATCGCGGCGCGGGGGATCTGCTGGCGGTCGATCGCGTGTCGACCAGCATCGAACGGGGACAGTTTATCTCGATCCTCGGCCCCAGCGGCTGCGGCAAATCGACGCTGATGCAAATGGTCGCGGGCCTCGCCGCGCCATCCAGCGGGCGCATCGCGATCGACGGCAAGCCTGTCACCGCGCCGCAGACCGACGTGGGTATCGTCTTTCAGGATACCAACTTGCTCGACTGGCGCAGCGTGATGCGCAACATCATGCTCCAGATCGAGATACGGAAGCTCGATCGCGCGGCCTATTCGGATCGCGCGCGCAGCCTGCTCGCGATGGTCGGCCTCGACGGGTTCGAGGATAAGCTCCCGCACCAGCTTTCGGGCGGCATGAAGCAGCGCGTCTCGATCTGCCGCGCGCTGATTCACGATCCGCCCTTGCTGCTGATGGACGAGCCGTTCGGCGCGCTCGACGCGCTGACCCGCGATCAGCTCAACGTCGATCTTCAGGATATCTGGCTGGAAAGCGGCAAGACGGTGATCTTCGTGACGCACAGCATTTCGGAAGCGGTGTTCCTGTCCGATCGCGTGCTGGTGATGTCGCCACGGCCCGCGACGGTGGCGGCGGATATCCATATCGATCTGCCCCGCCGCCGGCCGATTTCGGTGCGCGAGACCCCGGCCTTCGGCGCCTATGTGAACCAGATCCGCCGCATGTTCGAAGATTGGGGCGTGCTGCGCCGCGCGACCGATGCGCCTTCGCTGCGGCTGGCATCGGGAGGACAGGCATGA
- a CDS encoding ABC transporter permease has translation MSRSLYPLATLGLILLLWGGSVWVFDIAPFILPSPLAVAKAIADNAGTLMPALAYTLGEVLLGFGLSVLVGGLIALAIVSSDLLDRSVYPLLVALQIVPKVAIAPLFAIWFGFGMLPKVLMAFLIAFFPMVINTAMGLRGIEVSKLHLARSMGASGLQTFFKIRLPHAMPSIFTGLKLSITSAMIGAIVGEFIGSDEGVGRILLVANGNMQTDLLFAGVVLLSLAGVVLFLAIEAIERATLSWHISQRSRDMVMA, from the coding sequence ATGAGCCGCTCGCTCTATCCGCTCGCCACGCTCGGCCTGATCCTGCTTTTGTGGGGCGGCAGCGTCTGGGTGTTCGACATCGCCCCCTTCATCCTGCCGTCGCCGCTCGCCGTGGCGAAGGCGATCGCCGACAACGCGGGAACGCTGATGCCCGCGCTCGCTTATACGCTGGGCGAAGTGCTGCTGGGTTTCGGGCTCAGCGTGCTCGTCGGCGGGCTGATCGCGCTGGCGATCGTCTCTTCGGACCTGCTCGATCGTTCGGTCTATCCGCTGCTGGTCGCGCTGCAGATCGTGCCCAAGGTCGCGATCGCGCCTTTGTTCGCGATCTGGTTCGGCTTCGGCATGTTGCCTAAGGTGCTGATGGCGTTCCTGATCGCCTTCTTCCCGATGGTGATCAACACGGCGATGGGCCTGCGCGGGATCGAGGTTTCGAAGCTGCATCTCGCCCGATCGATGGGCGCCAGTGGGCTCCAGACCTTCTTCAAGATCCGGCTGCCGCATGCCATGCCCAGCATCTTCACCGGCCTGAAACTGTCGATCACGTCGGCGATGATCGGCGCGATCGTGGGTGAGTTCATCGGATCGGACGAAGGCGTCGGGCGCATCCTGCTCGTCGCCAACGGCAATATGCAGACCGACCTGCTGTTCGCGGGCGTCGTGCTGCTCAGCCTCGCCGGTGTCGTCCTGTTCCTCGCGATCGAGGCGATCGAGCGGGCGACCCTCAGTTGGCATATTTCGCAACGCTCGCGCGACATGGTGATGGCATGA
- a CDS encoding ABC transporter substrate-binding protein: protein MALALGLAACGGSKPVQTKDGLTPVSVRVEWLLSSYHAPFFLGIDKGFYKDAGIELTVNEGRGSVQAAQLVGSGQDQFGFGSVDAIMRGAGAGMPLMSVANIMPVMGQAVYVRTASPIQKLQDLKGKSIAITPGGANDSLVPLLLGNVGLKPGDVKLVSADPTAKIRVFLKGDVDAMIAPAWSHSLFDAGGGARAFIFSDYGVKVVGYNIMAAKPLMQSDPDLVRRFVGATLKAWDYSRTHPDEALDALARHSPTNAEPKRRAGNAKDFANALRFVGPAVPGKPYGFQSATDWEESQKLFVTHGVLTKTLPVDQMMTNDFVAPAAN, encoded by the coding sequence ATGGCGCTGGCGCTGGGCCTCGCCGCCTGCGGGGGATCGAAGCCCGTGCAGACCAAGGACGGGCTCACCCCGGTCTCGGTGCGCGTCGAATGGCTGCTGTCATCCTATCACGCGCCCTTCTTCCTGGGCATCGACAAGGGCTTCTATAAGGACGCCGGGATCGAACTGACCGTCAACGAAGGGCGGGGATCGGTACAGGCCGCGCAGCTTGTCGGCAGCGGGCAGGACCAGTTCGGCTTCGGCTCGGTCGATGCGATCATGCGCGGCGCTGGCGCGGGCATGCCGTTGATGAGCGTCGCCAACATCATGCCGGTGATGGGGCAGGCGGTTTACGTCCGCACGGCCAGCCCGATTCAGAAGCTGCAGGATCTCAAGGGCAAGTCGATCGCGATCACACCGGGCGGCGCCAATGACTCGCTGGTGCCGCTGCTGCTCGGCAATGTCGGGCTGAAGCCGGGCGACGTGAAGCTGGTGTCGGCCGATCCGACCGCCAAGATCCGCGTGTTCCTGAAGGGCGATGTCGACGCGATGATCGCGCCCGCCTGGTCGCATTCTTTGTTCGATGCCGGCGGCGGCGCGCGCGCCTTCATCTTCTCCGATTATGGCGTGAAGGTCGTCGGCTACAACATCATGGCGGCCAAGCCGCTGATGCAGAGCGATCCCGATCTGGTCCGGCGCTTCGTCGGCGCGACGCTGAAGGCGTGGGATTATTCGCGCACCCATCCGGACGAGGCGCTCGACGCCCTCGCGCGCCATTCGCCGACCAATGCGGAGCCGAAGCGGCGCGCGGGCAATGCGAAGGACTTCGCCAATGCGCTGCGCTTCGTGGGGCCGGCGGTGCCGGGCAAACCCTATGGTTTCCAGTCGGCCACCGATTGGGAGGAAAGCCAGAAGCTGTTCGTCACGCACGGCGTCCTGACCAAGACGCTGCCGGTCGATCAGATGATGACCAACGATTTCGTGGCCCCGGCCGCCAACTGA